The genomic interval tgtcacatttgtgtggttttaacccagtatgaataactatatgtgcactaagatatTGTTTcaaagtaaatgattttgaacaaatgtcacatttgtatggctttaaccCAGTATGAATAACTATATGTTCACTAAGATgttgtttcgtagtaaatgattttgaacaaatgtcacatttgtgtggctttaccccagtatgaatacctatatgtgaacTAAGATgttgtttcgtagtaaatgattttgaacaaatgtcacatttgtgtggttttaccccagcatgaatacctatatgtgtACTAAGAAtgtgtttcgtagtaaatgattttgaacaaatgtcacatttgtgtggttttaccccagcatgaatacctatatgtgtATTAAGAAtgtgtttcgtagtaaatgattttgaacaaatgtcacatttgtgtggttttaccccagcatgaatacccatatgtacaCTAAGAatttgtttcgtagtaaatgattttgaacaaatgccacatatgtgtggttttaccccagcatgaatacccatatgtctactaagCTGATATTtcctagtaaatgattttgaacaaatgtcacattcgtatggctttaccccagcatgaatacctatatgtgtACTAAGAAtgtgtttcgtagtaaatgattttgaacaaatgtcacatttgtgtggttttactccagcatgaatacctatatgtgaacTAAGATgttgtttcgtagtaaatgattttgaacaaatgtcacatttgtgtggttttaccccagcatgaatacccatatgtacaCTAAGAatttgtttcgtagtaaatgattttgaacaaatgccacatatgtgtggttttaccccagcatgaatacccatatgtctactaagCTGATATTtgatagtaaatgattttgaacaaatgtcacattcgtatggctttaccccagcatgaatacctatatgtgtACTAAGACtgtgtttcgtagtaaatgattttgaacaaatgtcacaataaTGCAGCTTTCGTCGAGTATCCGAGTGTTTTTGTGTCACACTATTGATTTTATGATCCAATTCAGAATTTGTAGAGCACATCTCATCTAAAGCATTTCGAAATGTTAATTCTTCTACTGGAATGTGTGTATTGGTATCTATTATTGCTGCCACATTATCTCTCGAAGTATTTTTTCTTCCAGGTGTCTAAAATATAAACCGAACGTTATTCaattaaacatgtatgtatatttatagtgtGATTAGATGTCATTTTACATGTCAATTTGTTTAGAATCGATCTAAAGCACTAGAAACCTATTGACTTACCTGGCCATCGTCGGGTGAACTAGAAATGTTGGGTGGCCAATCAGCACCCAACTcatcttcccatattaaatcttccagcaaAACCTCCTCCGGCTTGACTTTCAAACACTTGCCTAATTCCACCCTCGACGTCGTGTCATTCAGAAAACAAGATTTTCGAAAGCTGtcgagcaattccagattgttgagaCAAGAAAGGCATATAATATCTGGCAGATGGTCACCTTTCCTAACCTGCAGATGTGAAAGGTATTGGCGATTACGAGGAGTGGCGAATTAACAATAGCAATGGCTTACACTTGGTAAGTGACGGCGACTgacccgcagctgacagcaggtccaaatgcgttgcaccAAAGGCGGTGAATGAGGGTCGTCATGGATAGAGACGAAGGACCCTGCTGGACCCTGCTGGCAGAGACAAAGTCTGCATTCCATCGCTACTTGAGAGGTAGAGCTTCTCTAACTCCTCGATAAGTCGATTAGTCGATTCACTTTAAATTCGCCTAATGCAATTCGCCGAATTCGAATATACCTAAGCGAGTAGGTCGAATATCAACATACCGAACGACGACCATACCTAATTTCATATTTACCTAACCTCAGTTTGTCGAAATACAAATTGGTCGAATGAAGGTTGTTTTACGTTGACGGATAATAGATGGCACTTTTGCATTGATAATTTcaagattatttaaaacaaattaatatattaagttgtatttaaaaatttatattttattaatagatggAGTCGATCACTGGCacgtatttattgtttttaaaaaatgtgcgtgtttgtctgtgtattttagtgataattcaaacaccattaaatatctttgaaactgaaacactgaaactttttactgcgtaataaaattttaatcgttgcgctgtaatttttttttttcattttcaaatctgccggaagtagcattatttttctttgaattatt from Arctopsyche grandis isolate Sample6627 chromosome 9, ASM5162203v2, whole genome shotgun sequence carries:
- the LOC143917119 gene encoding uncharacterized protein LOC143917119; this translates as MECRLCLCQQGPAGSFVSIHDDPHSPPLVQRIWTCCQLRVRKGDHLPDIICLSCLNNLELLDSFRKSCFLNDTTSRVELGKCLKVKPEEVLLEDLIWEDELGADWPPNISSSPDDGQTPGRKNTSRDNVAAIIDTNTHIPVEELTFRNALDEMCSTNSELDHKINSVTQKHSDTRRKLHYCDICSKSFTTKHSLSTHIGIHAGVKPYECDICSKSFTIKYQLSRHMGIHAGVKPHICGICSKSFTTKQILSVHMGIHAGVKPHKCDICSKSFTTKQHLSSHIGIHAGVKPHKCDICSKSFTTKHILSTHIGIHAGVKPYECDICSKSFTRKYQLSRHMGIHAGVKPHICGICSKSFTTKQILSVHMGIHAGVKPHKCDICSKSFTTKHILNTHIGIHAGVKPHKCDICSKSFTTKHILSTHIGIHAGVKPHKCDICSKSFTTKQHLSSHIGIHTGVKPHKCDICSKSFTTKQHLSEHIVIHTGLKPYKCDICSKSFTLKQYLSAHIVIHTGLKPHKCDICSKSFSSKRNLSAHIGIHTGVKPHKCDICSKSFTSKRNLSAHIGIHTGVKPHKCDICSKSFTTKNQLSRHMGIHTGVKPHKCEICSKSFTTKQHLSSHMGIHVGVKPVAARG